One stretch of Caldinitratiruptor microaerophilus DNA includes these proteins:
- a CDS encoding coiled-coil domain-containing protein, whose protein sequence is MGPQRRILPRGLALAILAAILLQVPAVGGAPSPQPVSGAAEWRRLQEALAGLEVQEKAILADLFRLQRAAEEAKARLGDLETRRQSAEAALAAARDELDRARVLHARRRDEAARLLRLVQHLGPASYLGVLLGAESWTDFTARLGAVTVAVRSVRQGLRRLREAEAELRRREGELAAREAQLAAAVEAERAGLARLVDARAEREAALAALGSERERYLDRLAALERGWLDFVQPLVQRMGTAFRRLAGEVREIPGARVALGGGGVRLRVPEAGLNQLLAADPDLRGFRFRLEDGGARLEAPELALTLRGRFAIDGGAVLVYEVEGAELAGVALDSGAVREALGGRGLAVDLSPVLGPWRLHAVRVDGGELEFTVGIGLGRDPRPPAVAGGMAA, encoded by the coding sequence GTGGGACCACAGCGGCGGATTCTGCCCCGGGGGCTCGCCCTCGCGATCCTGGCGGCCATCCTCCTCCAGGTCCCGGCGGTCGGTGGCGCGCCCTCGCCTCAGCCGGTTTCCGGAGCCGCGGAGTGGCGCCGCCTGCAGGAAGCCCTCGCCGGACTCGAGGTACAGGAGAAGGCGATCCTGGCTGACCTGTTCCGCCTGCAGCGCGCGGCGGAGGAGGCGAAGGCCCGCCTCGGCGACCTGGAGACGCGCCGCCAGTCCGCCGAGGCGGCCCTGGCAGCCGCCCGGGACGAGCTGGACCGGGCACGGGTGCTTCACGCCCGCCGCCGGGACGAGGCGGCGCGGCTCCTGCGCCTGGTGCAGCACCTGGGCCCTGCCTCCTACCTCGGCGTGCTCCTGGGGGCGGAGAGCTGGACCGATTTCACGGCGCGCCTCGGGGCGGTCACCGTCGCGGTTCGCTCCGTGCGGCAGGGCCTCCGGCGGCTTCGCGAAGCGGAGGCGGAGCTCCGGCGGCGGGAGGGCGAGCTGGCTGCCCGGGAGGCGCAGCTGGCGGCCGCCGTAGAGGCCGAGCGCGCCGGGCTGGCCCGTCTCGTGGATGCCCGGGCCGAACGGGAAGCGGCGCTGGCCGCGCTGGGGTCGGAGCGCGAGCGCTATCTCGACCGGCTCGCGGCGCTCGAGCGCGGCTGGCTCGACTTCGTGCAGCCTCTCGTGCAGCGCATGGGCACGGCGTTCCGCCGGCTCGCCGGGGAGGTGCGGGAGATCCCCGGAGCGCGCGTGGCGCTTGGTGGCGGCGGGGTGCGGCTCCGGGTGCCCGAGGCGGGCCTCAACCAGCTCCTGGCCGCCGACCCGGACCTCCGGGGGTTCCGGTTCCGCCTGGAGGACGGCGGGGCCCGCCTGGAGGCGCCCGAGCTGGCGCTCACCCTGCGCGGGCGCTTCGCCATCGACGGCGGCGCGGTGCTGGTGTACGAGGTCGAAGGGGCCGAGCTGGCGGGGGTCGCGCTCGACTCCGGCGCGGTCCGGGAAGCCCTGGGCGGGCGGGGCCTTGCGGTCGACCTGTCGCCGGTGCTGGGTCCGTGGCGGCTGCACGCGGTCCGCGTGGACGGCGGGGAGCTCGAGTTCACGGTCGGGATCGGACTGGGCCGGGACCCCAGACCGCCGGCCGTGGCGGGGGGGATGGCGGCGTGA
- a CDS encoding DODA-type extradiol aromatic ring-opening family dioxygenase, whose translation MGLIFAAIAPHGGECLPEFAVHAPERAARTRAAMARMGERLAELEPDVVVVATPHGLAVPGAMALPIAAEARGHLEGGGQRVEAGFAIDGPLAWTLAAHGARAGVPVAPSFFPQGFTAPLDWGALIPLYYMGRSYRPRPEVVLVTPSPDLPLSLHVKFGEALAEVAEASGRRVAFIASADQGHCHHPDGPYGYDEKSAEYDRLFCEAVEAQDLGRLLNVDGELVERGKPDSLWQALILHGALQRRPMQGRLLSYEVPTYFGMACAMYEPQDGSPATSR comes from the coding sequence ATGGGGCTCATCTTCGCAGCGATCGCCCCGCACGGGGGCGAGTGCCTGCCGGAGTTCGCCGTACACGCCCCGGAGCGCGCCGCCCGCACCCGGGCGGCCATGGCCCGGATGGGGGAGCGGCTCGCCGAGCTCGAGCCGGACGTCGTCGTGGTGGCCACGCCCCACGGGCTGGCCGTGCCCGGGGCGATGGCCCTGCCCATCGCCGCCGAGGCGCGGGGCCACCTCGAGGGCGGTGGCCAGCGCGTGGAGGCCGGGTTCGCCATCGACGGCCCCCTGGCCTGGACCCTGGCCGCCCACGGGGCCCGCGCGGGGGTGCCGGTGGCGCCTTCCTTCTTTCCCCAGGGCTTCACCGCGCCCCTCGACTGGGGGGCGCTGATTCCCCTCTACTACATGGGCCGGTCCTACCGGCCCCGGCCCGAGGTCGTGCTGGTGACCCCTTCTCCCGACCTGCCCTTGTCCCTGCACGTGAAGTTCGGCGAGGCCCTGGCCGAGGTGGCGGAGGCCTCAGGCCGGCGGGTGGCCTTCATCGCCAGCGCCGACCAGGGGCACTGCCACCACCCCGACGGACCCTACGGGTACGACGAGAAGTCGGCGGAGTACGACCGGCTGTTCTGCGAGGCCGTCGAGGCGCAGGACCTCGGCCGGCTCCTGAACGTGGACGGAGAACTGGTCGAGCGGGGCAAGCCGGACAGCCTGTGGCAGGCGCTCATCCTCCACGGCGCGCTCCAGCGGCGGCCGATGCAGGGCCGCCTCCTCTCCTACGAGGTCCCGACTTACTTCGGCATGGCCTGCGCGATGTACGAGCCTCAGGACGGTTCCCCCGCGACCTCGCGGTAG
- a CDS encoding MDR family MFS transporter: MRDRRVRVVISVMLATFLTAVDATIVDTAMPRIVGALGGFSLLTWLVSAYLLTSTATVPVYGKLADIFGRKRTFTAGALIFLLGSALCGQAQSMVQLILFRGVQGLGAGAILPVVQTIIGDIFTPAERARVQGWFSSVWGLSALTGPLVGGFIVDHFSWRWLFYINLPLGGLAIAMLLTNLDERLGRRRAPVDYLGSALLTAGTSAILLALLEGGVHYPWGSPFILGLLASGAALLALFVLQELRHPDPMLPLDLFRDPTIGVANLASLMIGGVFYGTTVYLPLWAQGVQGFSATRSGASLLWLSVGWPLASIYGGRYILKVGMRPAALLGLALNALAAAGLLVLDRRPGGIPEVGLAAVTFVVGAGMGFATLSFILGVQSAVGWERRGVATASLQFIRTLGGLIWVSVMGAVMNLTLAARLRALPELGVRTATEAAAFANNLLSPAHGSQLPPETLAAARAALAEALRGVHWVVLVAAVCTLAVAVFLPNRHFDRAATATKKEEPAGHMAG; the protein is encoded by the coding sequence GTGCGCGACAGGCGCGTGCGGGTTGTCATCTCCGTCATGCTGGCGACCTTCCTCACCGCCGTCGACGCCACGATCGTGGACACCGCCATGCCCCGGATCGTCGGCGCCCTCGGCGGTTTCTCCCTGCTCACGTGGCTCGTCTCCGCCTACCTGCTCACCTCCACGGCCACGGTCCCGGTGTACGGCAAGCTCGCGGACATCTTCGGCCGCAAGCGCACCTTCACGGCCGGCGCCCTGATCTTCCTGCTGGGCTCGGCGCTGTGCGGGCAGGCGCAGAGCATGGTCCAGCTCATCCTCTTCCGCGGCGTCCAGGGCCTGGGCGCCGGGGCGATCCTGCCGGTGGTGCAGACCATCATCGGCGACATCTTCACGCCCGCCGAGCGGGCCCGGGTTCAGGGCTGGTTCTCCTCCGTCTGGGGCCTGTCCGCGCTGACCGGGCCGCTGGTGGGCGGCTTCATCGTCGACCACTTCTCGTGGCGCTGGCTCTTCTACATCAACCTGCCGCTCGGCGGGCTGGCCATCGCCATGCTGCTCACGAACCTCGACGAGCGCCTCGGCCGGCGCCGGGCCCCGGTCGACTACCTGGGGTCGGCGCTCCTGACGGCCGGCACGTCGGCGATCCTCCTCGCCCTCCTGGAGGGTGGCGTCCACTACCCGTGGGGCTCTCCGTTCATCCTCGGCCTCCTGGCCAGCGGCGCCGCGCTCCTGGCGCTCTTCGTTCTCCAGGAACTCCGGCACCCCGACCCGATGCTGCCGCTCGACCTCTTCCGGGACCCGACGATCGGGGTGGCGAACCTGGCCTCGCTCATGATCGGCGGCGTGTTCTACGGGACCACCGTGTACCTTCCCCTCTGGGCCCAGGGCGTGCAGGGCTTCTCGGCGACGCGGTCCGGCGCCTCGCTCCTGTGGCTGTCCGTCGGCTGGCCGCTGGCGTCCATCTACGGCGGGCGCTACATCCTCAAGGTGGGTATGCGGCCGGCCGCCCTCCTGGGGCTGGCGCTGAACGCCCTGGCGGCGGCGGGGCTGCTCGTCCTCGACCGCCGGCCCGGCGGCATCCCGGAGGTGGGCCTGGCGGCGGTGACGTTCGTCGTGGGCGCCGGAATGGGCTTCGCCACCCTGTCCTTCATCCTGGGGGTCCAGTCGGCGGTGGGCTGGGAGCGGCGGGGGGTCGCAACCGCGTCCCTGCAGTTCATCCGCACCCTCGGCGGGCTCATCTGGGTGTCTGTCATGGGCGCCGTGATGAACCTGACCCTGGCCGCCCGGCTGCGGGCGCTCCCCGAACTGGGCGTGCGCACCGCGACGGAGGCCGCCGCCTTCGCCAACAACCTCCTCAGCCCCGCCCACGGGTCGCAGCTGCCGCCGGAGACGCTCGCCGCCGCCCGCGCGGCCCTGGCGGAGGCCCTGCGCGGCGTGCACTGGGTGGTGCTGGTCGCCGCCGTGTGCACGCTGGCGGTGGCCGTCTTCCTCCCCAACCGGCACTTCGACCGGGCGGCCACAGCTACGAAAAAGGAGGAGCCGGCCGGTCACATGGCGGGGTAG
- a CDS encoding Uma2 family endonuclease, translating into MASPPRAQQSATRRHENPTRVPFEEFLASLQEGSWAEWVDGAVVPLAPASARHQRIALFLASVLSEYVRARDLDEVFQAPFVVRPPDPLARAREPDLVFVRKDRLSLLRDTYLEGAPDLAVEITSPESLSRDRGEKFVEYEAAGIPEYWLIDPDRTQSEFYQLQRDGRYRSVPAGPEGIYRSSVVSGFWLRVEWLWRDPLPSALQVARELGVDL; encoded by the coding sequence ATGGCCAGTCCGCCTCGTGCGCAGCAGTCCGCCACCCGTCGCCACGAGAACCCGACGCGCGTCCCGTTCGAGGAGTTTCTCGCGTCCCTGCAGGAAGGTTCGTGGGCCGAGTGGGTGGACGGAGCGGTGGTCCCGTTGGCGCCCGCTTCCGCGCGACACCAGCGAATCGCCCTGTTCCTGGCCTCAGTCCTTTCCGAGTACGTCCGGGCCCGTGATCTGGACGAGGTGTTCCAGGCCCCCTTCGTGGTCCGCCCGCCTGACCCGCTCGCGCGAGCCAGGGAACCCGATCTGGTGTTCGTGCGGAAGGATCGCCTTTCTCTCTTGCGGGATACCTACCTCGAGGGTGCGCCCGACCTGGCTGTCGAGATCACCTCACCCGAGAGCCTGAGCCGGGACCGGGGTGAGAAGTTCGTGGAGTACGAAGCGGCCGGCATCCCGGAGTACTGGCTGATCGACCCGGACCGGACGCAATCGGAGTTCTACCAGCTGCAGCGGGATGGCCGCTACCGCTCGGTTCCCGCCGGCCCCGAGGGGATCTACCGGTCCAGCGTGGTCTCGGGCTTCTGGCTCCGTGTCGAATGGCTGTGGCGCGATCCGCTTCCCTCTGCACTCCAGGTGGCGAGAGAACTCGGTGTCGACCTTTGA
- a CDS encoding cell division protein FtsX, with product MRGDLTFPVREALLSIRLGGAVHALSVASIALSLFLVGLFTAAWLNLDHLVGLVRARAEITVYLKDGAPESAVESVRATLATRPGVRGVRRVSREEALAEMREVLGPEAAILAELEGANPFAAYLAVRVEPEAAPAVAAAAAGLPAVEYVQDNRELIGRLASLSRVATTAGLGLVAAAGVVALVVVSHVVRLSIHARRDEIETLRLIGASEGFVALPFLLEGVLTGGAGGALAALGLAGLLPLVGAALARTLPFLPLVPWAPVWVASAAVTVALGLLCGGLGSGIALRHRS from the coding sequence GTGCGCGGTGACCTCACCTTTCCCGTGCGCGAGGCGTTGCTCTCGATCCGCCTGGGCGGCGCGGTCCACGCGCTGTCCGTGGCCAGCATCGCGCTGTCGCTCTTCCTGGTGGGGCTTTTCACGGCCGCCTGGCTGAACCTCGACCACCTGGTGGGGCTCGTCCGGGCCCGGGCGGAGATCACGGTCTACCTGAAGGATGGCGCTCCGGAGTCCGCGGTCGAGTCCGTCCGGGCGACCCTCGCCACGCGCCCGGGCGTCCGGGGTGTCCGGCGGGTCAGCCGGGAGGAAGCCCTGGCGGAGATGCGGGAAGTGCTGGGGCCCGAGGCGGCCATCCTGGCAGAGCTCGAGGGCGCTAACCCCTTCGCCGCCTACCTCGCCGTGCGGGTCGAGCCGGAGGCGGCGCCGGCAGTGGCCGCCGCCGCGGCCGGCCTGCCGGCGGTCGAGTACGTGCAGGACAACCGGGAGCTGATCGGCCGCCTGGCTTCACTCAGCCGGGTCGCCACGACGGCCGGTCTCGGACTGGTGGCCGCGGCGGGGGTCGTGGCCCTCGTGGTCGTGTCCCACGTGGTGCGGCTGAGCATCCACGCCCGCCGGGACGAGATCGAGACCCTACGGCTCATCGGGGCTTCGGAGGGATTCGTGGCCCTGCCGTTCCTGCTGGAGGGCGTCCTCACCGGCGGCGCCGGCGGCGCGCTCGCCGCGCTGGGGCTCGCCGGCCTTCTCCCCCTCGTGGGAGCGGCCCTGGCCCGCACGCTGCCGTTCCTCCCCCTGGTGCCCTGGGCGCCGGTCTGGGTGGCCTCGGCGGCGGTGACGGTCGCCCTCGGGCTCCTCTGCGGCGGCCTCGGGAGCGGGATCGCCCTCAGACATAGGTCGTGA
- a CDS encoding NAD-dependent epimerase/dehydratase family protein has translation MRVLVTGGAGFIGSHVVEALVGAGHRVEVLDDLSTGDLRHLPAGVPLHRADVASPEAAALVEALRPDAVLHLAAQVSAAASVRDPVADLRANALGTLNVLEACRRAGVRRFVYASSAAVYGQPERLPLSEDAPLRPLRPYGASKLAGEVYVRLYGDLYGLDFVILRFANVYGPRQAVTGEGAVVPAFATAMLAGTGGRGPGPVVHGDGRQTRDFVHVRDVARAHLLALWAGSGAILNLATGRAVTVLDLWRRIAALTGWDRPPVFGPPRPGDIPHSVLDPSRARQALGWEPATGLDEGLRETVAYYREVAGEPS, from the coding sequence ATGAGGGTGCTGGTGACGGGCGGCGCCGGGTTCATCGGCTCGCACGTGGTGGAGGCCCTGGTGGGCGCCGGCCACCGGGTGGAGGTCCTCGACGACCTCTCGACCGGCGACCTCCGGCACCTGCCGGCCGGCGTCCCTCTCCACAGGGCCGACGTCGCCTCCCCCGAGGCCGCTGCCCTGGTGGAGGCCCTGCGGCCCGACGCCGTGCTGCACCTGGCCGCCCAGGTGTCGGCGGCCGCGTCGGTGCGGGACCCGGTGGCCGACCTGCGCGCCAACGCCCTGGGCACCCTGAACGTCCTGGAAGCCTGCCGCCGCGCGGGGGTGCGGCGGTTCGTCTACGCCTCATCGGCTGCCGTTTACGGGCAGCCCGAGCGACTGCCGCTCTCCGAGGACGCGCCGCTCCGCCCCCTCAGGCCGTACGGGGCCTCCAAGCTGGCCGGGGAGGTGTACGTCCGCCTTTACGGCGACCTGTACGGTCTGGACTTCGTGATCCTCCGCTTCGCCAACGTCTACGGTCCCCGTCAGGCCGTGACCGGCGAGGGGGCGGTGGTGCCCGCGTTCGCCACCGCCATGCTGGCGGGAACCGGCGGACGAGGCCCCGGGCCGGTCGTCCACGGCGACGGGCGCCAGACCCGGGACTTCGTCCACGTCCGCGACGTGGCCCGGGCGCACCTTCTGGCGCTGTGGGCCGGGTCGGGCGCCATCCTCAACCTGGCCACCGGGCGTGCGGTGACGGTTCTCGACCTCTGGCGCCGGATCGCGGCGCTGACCGGCTGGGACCGGCCGCCGGTGTTCGGGCCGCCCCGGCCGGGCGACATCCCGCACTCCGTCCTCGACCCCTCCCGGGCGCGGCAGGCGCTCGGGTGGGAGCCGGCCACGGGCCTCGACGAGGGGCTGCGGGAGACGGTCGCCTACTACCGCGAGGTCGCGGGGGAACCGTCCTGA
- a CDS encoding cell division ATP-binding protein FtsE has protein sequence MIRARALRAVYPGGVVALDGVDLDVAPGELVFLTGRSGAGKTTLLRLLLGAAVPAAGSLTVLGVDMTRAAPEDVQRVRRRIGMVFQEFRLFRGRSAYDNVAIALRVAGVGGAELRRRTLEALAAVGLADLAGRRVETLSWGQQQRVAVARALVRRPALVLADEPTGNLDAETAGAVVDLLAAARQAGATVLVATHDRGAIERAGGRIVQLEGGRIVADTGAPAPAAAALEPGGGTASRREGPDGAR, from the coding sequence GTGATCCGGGCCAGGGCGCTGCGTGCCGTCTACCCCGGCGGGGTGGTGGCCCTCGACGGGGTGGACCTGGACGTGGCGCCGGGGGAGCTGGTCTTCCTCACGGGCCGCAGCGGGGCGGGCAAGACGACCCTCCTGCGGCTCCTCCTGGGCGCCGCCGTGCCGGCGGCGGGTTCGCTGACGGTCCTGGGCGTCGACATGACCCGGGCAGCCCCGGAAGACGTGCAGCGCGTGCGGCGCAGGATCGGCATGGTGTTCCAGGAATTCCGCCTCTTCCGGGGCCGCAGCGCGTACGACAACGTGGCGATCGCCCTGCGGGTGGCGGGCGTCGGGGGCGCGGAGCTGCGCCGCCGGACCCTGGAGGCGCTGGCGGCGGTGGGGCTGGCCGATCTCGCCGGGCGGCGGGTGGAGACCCTCTCGTGGGGCCAGCAGCAGCGGGTGGCCGTGGCCCGGGCCCTGGTGCGCCGGCCCGCTCTCGTCCTCGCCGACGAGCCCACCGGTAACCTCGACGCCGAGACGGCCGGCGCCGTGGTCGACCTGCTGGCGGCGGCGCGGCAGGCCGGGGCGACGGTGCTGGTCGCCACCCACGACCGGGGCGCGATCGAGCGCGCCGGCGGGCGGATCGTGCAGCTCGAAGGGGGACGGATCGTCGCCGACACGGGGGCGCCCGCCCCGGCTGCGGCGGCCCTGGAGCCCGGCGGGGGCACCGCCTCACGGAGGGAGGGCCCTGACGGTGCGCGGTGA
- a CDS encoding anti-sigma-I factor RsgI family protein, with protein MNPTIRGVVLDAGDGTVLLLTDAGELRSVPWSGDPPQVGAVVVGPAGAEAGSGDPGTVPARPAPGARHPVRRVRRVLVAAAAAALVPLAWWLGPGRSRPALPALAVVAVDINPSVELWVGDAGTVLRASPQNPDGERVLTELDLVGLPAPAAAAAVVRRAAELGYLGGPDPAVLVTVVDLKPRNGGAAGGPSLDPAELAGAVEAGLRAGPPGPALVVVQRVPKGVLDAAHRSGLPVGVYTAVERARGLSLPVDPAAVKAGGLRRALAAAGASVGSLYETSAPGGDPQAPLVLRTGAGPAPAPDTGRGDDESSRGDRTPHGSPAAAAPGGAGRRSGNSRAGSPAAPPGAGQASQPGSESTPGSLTPPVGRGEAQEDEPSGLTQGEVPQADEADDSAGGPRDHDGRSPAADPDGPPSRDEAGDEPADELSGGDEARAEPEPDGKKSDTREDSGDEKDSDGGGSHEKDDGDIRSGGGKPSGD; from the coding sequence GTGAACCCGACCATCCGGGGAGTCGTGCTCGACGCCGGCGACGGCACCGTTCTCCTCCTCACCGACGCGGGCGAGCTGCGGTCCGTTCCCTGGTCCGGCGATCCGCCGCAAGTCGGCGCGGTGGTCGTCGGGCCCGCCGGCGCCGAGGCCGGGTCCGGCGACCCGGGCACGGTCCCGGCCCGCCCGGCGCCTGGGGCCCGGCACCCGGTCCGCCGCGTCCGGCGCGTCCTGGTCGCCGCCGCGGCCGCCGCCCTCGTGCCCCTGGCCTGGTGGCTGGGGCCCGGTCGCAGCAGGCCGGCCCTTCCCGCCCTGGCCGTGGTGGCCGTCGACATCAACCCGAGCGTCGAGCTCTGGGTCGGGGACGCGGGCACCGTGCTCCGGGCCAGCCCACAGAACCCCGACGGGGAGCGGGTCCTGACAGAACTCGACCTCGTGGGCCTGCCGGCGCCCGCCGCCGCCGCGGCGGTCGTACGGCGGGCGGCCGAACTCGGCTACCTGGGCGGACCGGATCCCGCGGTGCTGGTGACGGTGGTCGACCTGAAGCCCCGGAACGGCGGCGCGGCCGGTGGCCCTTCGCTCGATCCCGCAGAGCTCGCCGGCGCGGTGGAAGCCGGACTCCGCGCCGGTCCTCCCGGTCCCGCACTGGTGGTGGTCCAGCGAGTGCCAAAGGGCGTGCTGGACGCGGCACACCGCAGCGGCCTCCCCGTGGGCGTGTACACGGCCGTCGAGCGAGCCCGGGGCCTGTCCCTGCCCGTCGACCCGGCCGCGGTGAAGGCAGGGGGCCTGCGTAGGGCGCTGGCGGCTGCCGGTGCCAGCGTCGGTTCCCTGTACGAGACCTCCGCACCCGGCGGGGACCCGCAGGCGCCCCTCGTGCTGCGGACCGGTGCCGGCCCCGCGCCGGCGCCGGACACAGGCCGCGGCGATGATGAAAGCAGCCGTGGCGACCGCACGCCGCACGGATCGCCCGCGGCCGCCGCCCCGGGCGGCGCAGGGCGCCGGAGCGGGAACTCACGGGCCGGTAGCCCGGCAGCCCCGCCGGGGGCCGGGCAGGCCAGCCAGCCGGGCAGTGAGAGTACGCCAGGGTCCCTCACACCGCCTGTCGGTCGCGGCGAGGCGCAGGAGGACGAGCCTTCCGGCCTCACGCAGGGCGAGGTACCGCAGGCAGACGAAGCGGACGACTCCGCCGGGGGACCGCGTGACCACGACGGGCGATCCCCCGCGGCCGATCCGGATGGCCCGCCGTCCCGGGACGAGGCCGGGGACGAGCCGGCGGACGAGCTGTCCGGCGGCGACGAGGCGCGCGCGGAGCCCGAACCCGACGGGAAGAAGTCGGACACCCGGGAGGACTCCGGGGACGAGAAGGACTCCGACGGCGGCGGGAGTCACGAGAAGGATGACGGCGACATTCGCAGTGGGGGCGGCAAACCGTCGGGTGACTGA
- a CDS encoding sigma factor yields MVKAAQAGNEESRRALLEAARPFVRRVAEAACRRRLEWENDDELSVALIAFNEAVDTYAVGRGARFETYAAAVIRHRLVDYFRQEAPHRRVLSLDAPRAGEAGSTGTPAPLAAAAERLPSGGWTPDPLANSAEAIAERADEIRRYAAHLARFGLTLADLRRAAPQHRDTRERLVAIARHLAADPELSARFLTQRRLPLADLAAATGASRKVLDSGRRYITGVALLLLAEDLDGLRSFAGLDRPDPSRRERGDAP; encoded by the coding sequence TTGGTCAAGGCCGCGCAGGCCGGGAACGAGGAAAGCCGCCGGGCCCTCCTGGAAGCCGCCCGGCCGTTCGTCCGGCGCGTGGCCGAGGCGGCGTGCCGGCGGCGCCTGGAGTGGGAGAACGACGACGAGCTGAGCGTGGCGCTCATCGCCTTCAACGAGGCGGTGGACACGTACGCCGTCGGCCGCGGGGCCCGGTTCGAGACGTATGCGGCCGCCGTGATCCGCCACCGGCTCGTCGACTACTTCCGCCAGGAGGCCCCGCATCGCCGTGTGCTCTCGCTGGATGCCCCGCGGGCCGGGGAGGCGGGCTCAACCGGAACACCCGCCCCGCTGGCTGCCGCCGCGGAGCGGCTGCCGTCCGGCGGCTGGACGCCGGATCCGCTCGCGAACAGCGCCGAGGCCATCGCGGAGCGCGCGGACGAGATCCGCCGCTATGCGGCCCACCTCGCCCGTTTCGGGCTCACCCTGGCCGACCTCCGGCGCGCCGCCCCCCAGCACCGCGACACCCGCGAGCGTCTGGTGGCCATCGCCCGCCACCTCGCCGCCGACCCCGAGCTCTCCGCCCGCTTCCTGACCCAGCGACGGCTGCCCCTGGCCGACCTGGCGGCGGCCACGGGGGCGAGCCGGAAGGTGCTCGACTCCGGCCGCCGCTACATCACCGGCGTGGCCCTCCTGCTCCTGGCCGAGGACCTCGACGGGCTCCGCAGCTTCGCCGGACTGGACCGGCCCGATCCATCCCGCCGCGAGAGGGGGGACGCTCCGTGA
- the galU gene encoding UTP--glucose-1-phosphate uridylyltransferase GalU, producing the protein MRVRKAVIPAAGYGTRFLPATKAQPKEMLPVVDKPIIQYVVEEAAQAGIEDILIITGRGKRAIEDHFDRTLELEYHLQQQQKDDLLDRVREIADLVDIHFIRQKQPLGLGHAILQAWRHVGDEPFAILLGDEIFTGAEPCLVELIRQHERHGGSVVAVREVPREQVSRYGIVRAEPMGGRLHRVLDLVEKPDPAHAPSTMAVVGRYIVDPGIFPILADLPPGHSGEIQLTDGLRTLLRRSPVFAYEVESERYDVGEKLGYLRATVEFALAREDIGPAFREYLRSLNLEPAREPDGPGR; encoded by the coding sequence GTGCGCGTGCGCAAGGCGGTCATCCCGGCGGCGGGATACGGGACCCGCTTCCTGCCGGCCACGAAGGCCCAACCCAAGGAGATGCTGCCGGTCGTCGACAAGCCGATCATCCAGTACGTCGTGGAAGAGGCCGCCCAGGCCGGGATCGAGGACATCCTCATCATCACCGGGCGGGGCAAGCGGGCGATCGAGGACCACTTCGACCGCACGCTGGAACTGGAGTACCACCTGCAGCAGCAGCAGAAGGACGACCTGCTCGACCGGGTCCGGGAGATCGCCGACCTGGTGGACATCCACTTCATCCGCCAGAAGCAGCCGCTCGGCCTGGGCCACGCGATCCTCCAGGCGTGGCGCCACGTGGGGGACGAGCCCTTCGCGATCCTCCTGGGCGACGAGATCTTCACCGGCGCAGAGCCCTGCCTCGTCGAGCTGATCCGCCAGCACGAGCGCCACGGCGGCAGCGTGGTGGCGGTGCGCGAGGTCCCCCGGGAACAGGTCAGCCGTTACGGCATCGTCCGGGCAGAGCCCATGGGCGGGCGCCTTCACCGCGTCCTGGACCTGGTGGAGAAGCCCGATCCCGCCCACGCGCCCTCGACGATGGCCGTGGTCGGCCGCTACATCGTCGACCCGGGCATCTTCCCGATCCTGGCCGACCTGCCGCCGGGCCACAGCGGCGAGATCCAGCTGACGGACGGCCTCCGCACGCTGCTCCGGCGCTCGCCCGTCTTCGCTTACGAGGTCGAGTCCGAACGCTACGACGTGGGGGAGAAGCTCGGTTATCTCCGGGCCACGGTCGAGTTCGCGCTGGCCCGCGAGGACATCGGCCCGGCCTTCCGGGAGTACCTGCGGAGCCTGAACCTCGAGCCGGCCCGGGAGCCGGACGGACCCGGGCGATGA
- a CDS encoding OsmC family protein yields the protein MAAVEGTEPLLVTTSATARAEEGMRSSVRMRDFGPVVMDEPESLGGTDRGPNPMEYVMGALGGCVSVMIRLIAGEMGFRYAGADIHADGVLDVRGLLGTPGVRRHFQTVNLTVTLETDEPPERVAELREKVHDRCPAINLLKDAGVELRADWRAIPSRDA from the coding sequence ATGGCAGCCGTAGAGGGGACCGAACCCCTCCTCGTGACCACGTCCGCCACCGCCCGGGCGGAGGAAGGGATGCGGAGTTCCGTCCGCATGCGGGATTTCGGGCCTGTCGTGATGGACGAGCCGGAAAGCCTGGGCGGGACCGACCGCGGCCCCAACCCCATGGAGTACGTGATGGGCGCGCTGGGCGGTTGCGTCTCGGTCATGATCCGCCTCATCGCGGGCGAGATGGGCTTTCGCTACGCCGGCGCGGACATCCATGCGGACGGCGTGCTCGACGTGCGGGGTCTCCTGGGCACCCCGGGCGTGCGGCGCCACTTCCAGACCGTGAACCTGACCGTCACGCTCGAGACCGACGAGCCGCCGGAGCGCGTGGCCGAACTCCGGGAGAAGGTCCACGACCGCTGCCCTGCCATCAACCTCCTCAAGGATGCCGGGGTCGAGTTGCGGGCTGACTGGCGGGCGATTCCATCCCGGGACGCCTGA